A DNA window from Paralichthys olivaceus isolate ysfri-2021 chromosome 3, ASM2471397v2, whole genome shotgun sequence contains the following coding sequences:
- the coa7 gene encoding cytochrome c oxidase assembly factor 7, translating to MAGLVNFKDEKEVKEFLDNLGVEYSFQCYKEKDPEGCQRLADYMDGVKKNYESAAQVLKHNCETNGHGDSCYKLGAYHVTGKGGVTQCLKTAYSCFLRSCHTGGKKSIDACHNIGLLAHDGRAMEGGPDLKAAQQYYEKACAGGFAPSCFNLSALFIEGNSKGIEPDMTQALKFANRACELGHVWGCANASRMYRLGDGTEKDEKKAEDLKNRAKELHTQEKERQLKFGE from the exons ATGGCGGGACTTGTGAACTTTAAGGAcgagaaggaggtgaaggagtTTCTGGACAACCTGGGGGTGGAATACAGCTTCCAGTGCTACAAAGAGAAGGACCCTGAAG gCTGTCAGAGGCTGGCAGACTACATGGATGGGGTGAAGAAGAACTACGAGTCTGCAGCACAGGTGCTCAAACACAACTGTGAAACTAATGGACATGGAGATAGCTGCTACAAACTGGGGGCCTACCATGTCACAGGGAAAG GTGGAGTGACCCAGTGTCTGAAAACTGCCTACTCTTGCTTCCTTCGCTCTTGCCACACTGGAGGAAAGAAGTCTATAGATGCCTGTCACAACATTGGCCTGTTAGCCCATGATGGACGAGCTATGGAGGGAGGACCCGACCTTAAAGCCGCACAGCAGTACTATGAGAAGGCCTGTGCTGGTGGCTTCGCTCCCTCGTGCTTCAACCTCAGTGCTTTGTTCATTGAGGGTAATTCCAAAGGAATTGAGCCAGACATGACTCAAGCTTTAAAGTTTGCTAACAGGGCTTGTGAGCTGGGACATGTGTGGGGCTGCGCCAATGCAAGTCGCATGTACAGACTCGGGGACGGAACAGAGAAGGATGAGAAGAAAGCAGAGGACCTGAAGAACCGAGCGAAGGAGCTTCACACACAAGAGAAGGAGAGGCAGCTCAAGTTTGGGGAGTGA